One genomic region from Pseudoduganella dura encodes:
- a CDS encoding methyl-accepting chemotaxis protein translates to MNLSKMKVGSRLALGFALVLAFLVAVTVVGIFRLAQIQDRLDHVVTVNNVVTRIVIDMRNNVADRIGSLRVLTLMSDAADMEPEFARLKEQTAKYEAELKKLEAKFAVEASQEEKKLLAQIKEHEALAMPAIERASQFWLANDAMSATRVLIKEIRPAQKKWMEALDQLGALEDKVNKQLTIDAREGFVSARNFMIGMGVLAVLISVIAAIVITRGLLKQLGGEPDYTASIAGSIADGDLSVTIDTSAAAKESLLAEMAAMRDSLVGIVSQVRVGTETIGTASREIAAGNIDLSSRTEMQASSLEKTASAMEELTSTVKQNADNAREANQLAASASDVASKGGAVVSQVVDTMSSINESAKKIVDIIGVIDGIAFQTNILALNAAVEAARAGEQGRGFAVVASEVRNLAQRSANAAKEIKGLIGDSVEKVERGSKLVGQAGVTMDEVVASVRRVTDIMGEIASASQEQSAGIEQVNQSIIEMDSMTQQNAALVEEAAAAAQSLQDQAGELTRVVSIFKLEAGEERAVIAAVATAAKAVPTTASVKQVARPVAKPAPARKPAQAIAHSATTAKPKKVAAAATAGDEWEEF, encoded by the coding sequence ATGAATTTGAGCAAAATGAAGGTGGGTAGCCGTCTGGCACTCGGTTTCGCACTGGTACTGGCTTTCCTGGTCGCCGTGACCGTCGTCGGCATCTTCCGCCTGGCGCAGATCCAGGATCGCCTCGATCACGTGGTAACCGTGAACAACGTGGTGACCCGCATCGTGATCGACATGCGCAACAACGTGGCCGACCGTATCGGCTCGCTGCGCGTGCTGACGCTGATGTCGGACGCGGCCGACATGGAACCGGAATTCGCCCGCCTGAAGGAGCAGACCGCCAAGTACGAAGCCGAGCTGAAAAAGCTGGAAGCCAAGTTCGCGGTCGAAGCGTCGCAGGAAGAAAAGAAACTGCTGGCGCAGATCAAGGAGCATGAAGCCTTGGCGATGCCCGCCATCGAACGCGCTTCGCAGTTCTGGCTGGCCAACGACGCGATGAGCGCCACCCGCGTGCTGATCAAGGAAATCCGTCCGGCGCAGAAGAAATGGATGGAAGCGCTGGACCAGCTGGGCGCGCTCGAAGACAAGGTGAACAAGCAGCTGACGATCGATGCCCGCGAAGGCTTCGTCAGCGCCCGCAACTTCATGATCGGCATGGGCGTACTGGCCGTGCTGATCTCCGTGATCGCCGCCATCGTCATCACCCGCGGCCTGCTCAAGCAGCTGGGCGGCGAACCGGATTACACCGCGTCGATCGCCGGCAGCATCGCCGACGGCGACCTGTCGGTAACGATCGACACCTCGGCTGCCGCCAAGGAAAGCCTGCTGGCCGAGATGGCGGCAATGCGCGACAGCCTGGTGGGCATCGTCAGCCAGGTGCGGGTGGGTACCGAAACGATCGGCACCGCTTCCCGTGAAATCGCGGCCGGCAATATCGACCTGTCGTCCCGTACCGAAATGCAGGCATCGTCGCTGGAAAAGACCGCTTCGGCGATGGAAGAACTGACCTCCACCGTGAAGCAGAACGCCGACAACGCCCGTGAAGCCAACCAGCTGGCCGCCAGCGCCTCCGACGTGGCCAGCAAGGGCGGCGCCGTGGTGTCGCAGGTGGTGGACACGATGAGCTCGATCAACGAATCGGCCAAGAAGATCGTCGACATCATCGGCGTGATCGACGGCATCGCCTTCCAGACCAACATCCTGGCGCTGAACGCCGCCGTCGAGGCGGCACGTGCCGGCGAACAGGGCCGCGGCTTCGCCGTGGTGGCCTCCGAGGTGCGCAACCTGGCACAACGCTCGGCCAACGCCGCGAAGGAAATCAAGGGCCTGATCGGCGACTCCGTCGAGAAGGTGGAGCGCGGTTCGAAGCTGGTGGGCCAGGCCGGCGTGACGATGGACGAAGTGGTGGCCTCGGTGCGCCGCGTGACCGACATCATGGGCGAGATCGCCAGTGCCAGCCAGGAACAGAGCGCCGGCATCGAGCAGGTGAACCAGTCGATCATCGAGATGGACAGCATGACGCAGCAGAACGCCGCGCTGGTGGAAGAAGCCGCCGCCGCCGCGCAAAGCCTGCAGGACCAGGCCGGCGAACTGACCCGCGTGGTGTCGATCTTCAAGCTGGAAGCGGGCGAAGAGCGCGCCGTGATCGCCGCCGTGGCCACCGCCGCGAAGGCCGTGCCGACCACCGCCAGCGTGAAGCAGGTGGCCAGGCCGGTGGCGAAACCGGCACCGGCCCGCAAGCCGGCGCAGGCCATCGCTCATAGCGCTACCACGGCCAAGCCGAAGAAAGTGGCTGCCGCGGCCACCGCCGGCGACGAGTGGGAAGAATTCTGA